One region of Dokdonia sp. 4H-3-7-5 genomic DNA includes:
- a CDS encoding arginine decarboxylase, which produces MKTKYIDLIEQTYYFPQEEFNLNKNHLEFHGIDLMKLVEQYGAPLKFTYLPKISDNIQRAKKWFADAIQANGYEGSYNYCYCTKSSHFKHVLNEALSNDIHIETSSAFDIDIVESLKAAGKITDDTYVISNGFKRERYVENIARLINNGHKNAIPVIDNYEEIDLLSNQINGKFKVGIRIASEEEPKFEFYTSRLGIGYKNIVPFFNNQIKNNEKVELKMLHFFINTGIRDTAYYWNELMKCIKVYINLKKICPSLDSLNIGGGFPIKNSLAFEYDYAYMINEIIAQIKQACDDADVKVPNIFTEFGSFTVGESGGAIYEVLYQKQQNDREKWNMINSSFITTLPDTWAINKRFIMLAVNRWNEEYERVLLGGLTCDSDDYYNSEQHMNAIYMPKYKKDKPLYIGFFNTGAYQESIGGFGGLQHCLVPSPKHILIDRNEDGEITTEIFAEQQTSEQLLGILGY; this is translated from the coding sequence ATGAAGACCAAGTACATTGATCTCATCGAGCAGACGTATTATTTCCCACAAGAGGAATTTAACCTTAATAAAAACCACTTAGAGTTTCATGGCATAGACCTTATGAAACTTGTAGAGCAATACGGTGCACCACTTAAGTTTACTTATTTACCTAAAATCTCTGATAACATACAGCGAGCAAAAAAATGGTTTGCAGATGCTATCCAGGCAAATGGTTATGAAGGAAGTTATAACTATTGCTACTGTACAAAAAGCTCACACTTTAAGCACGTGCTTAACGAAGCACTTTCTAATGATATACATATCGAGACTTCGTCTGCATTTGATATAGATATTGTAGAGAGTTTAAAAGCTGCGGGAAAAATCACAGACGATACATACGTAATAAGCAATGGGTTTAAACGTGAGAGGTATGTAGAAAACATTGCTCGTCTTATTAATAACGGGCATAAAAATGCAATTCCGGTAATTGACAATTACGAAGAGATTGACCTTCTAAGCAACCAGATTAATGGCAAATTTAAGGTAGGAATTCGTATAGCATCTGAGGAGGAGCCTAAGTTTGAATTCTATACTTCAAGACTTGGAATAGGTTACAAAAACATCGTTCCATTCTTTAATAACCAGATTAAAAATAACGAGAAGGTTGAGCTTAAAATGCTTCACTTCTTTATTAACACAGGGATACGCGACACGGCTTATTACTGGAACGAGCTCATGAAGTGTATCAAAGTGTACATCAATCTTAAAAAGATTTGTCCGTCACTTGATAGCCTAAACATAGGTGGAGGTTTCCCTATAAAGAACTCACTTGCTTTTGAGTATGATTATGCATACATGATTAATGAAATCATCGCACAGATCAAACAAGCTTGTGATGATGCAGATGTAAAGGTGCCTAACATTTTTACAGAATTTGGCAGCTTTACCGTTGGCGAAAGCGGCGGAGCTATTTATGAAGTACTGTACCAGAAGCAACAAAACGACCGTGAAAAGTGGAACATGATAAACTCTTCATTTATCACAACATTACCAGATACTTGGGCTATAAACAAACGTTTTATCATGCTAGCCGTAAACCGCTGGAATGAGGAATATGAGCGTGTTTTATTAGGTGGTCTTACCTGCGATAGTGATGACTACTATAACAGTGAGCAGCACATGAACGCGATTTATATGCCTAAGTATAAAAAAGATAAACCACTTTACATTGGTTTCTTTAATACAGGAGCATATCAAGAGTCTATAGGAGGTTTTGGCGGACTGCAACACTGCCTTGTTCCTTCTCCTAAGCACATCCTCATTGACCGCAATGAAGATGGAGAGATTACCACAGAAATATTTGCAGAACAGCAAACGAGTGAGCAATTATTAGGTATCTTAGGGTATTAA
- the speB gene encoding agmatinase, whose amino-acid sequence MKTYAGIPQEYAGAEKAKIVLLPVPYDGTSTWGKGADKGPEAFLHASENMELYDIETESEVYKQGIHLADPIKENTSPEAMVEAVHKIVKKNIKRNKFVTMFGGEHSVSIGAIRAFNETFDNLTVLQLDAHADLRESYEGSTCNHACAVYEANQTTNLVQVGIRSMDAIEKTVMNEDNVFFAHEMATDDYWMDNAIEAMTENVYVTFDLDAFDPSVLSATGTPEPGGLFWYETLDFLRRVFAEKNVVGFDIVELCPNGNSKPSEFAAAKLYYKMLSYKFEQEDAGEEYEVSGLQEKSKKINQEEDDYND is encoded by the coding sequence ATGAAAACGTACGCAGGCATACCACAAGAATATGCAGGAGCTGAAAAAGCTAAAATTGTTTTACTTCCAGTTCCTTATGACGGAACTAGTACTTGGGGCAAAGGAGCAGACAAGGGTCCTGAAGCATTTTTACATGCTTCTGAAAATATGGAGCTTTACGACATAGAAACTGAAAGCGAAGTTTACAAACAAGGGATACACCTTGCAGATCCTATCAAAGAAAATACATCACCAGAAGCAATGGTGGAAGCTGTACACAAGATTGTAAAGAAAAACATTAAACGTAACAAGTTTGTTACCATGTTTGGTGGAGAGCATTCTGTATCTATAGGTGCTATTCGTGCATTTAATGAAACATTTGATAATCTTACGGTATTACAACTAGATGCGCATGCAGATTTACGTGAGTCTTATGAAGGTTCTACTTGCAATCACGCTTGTGCCGTGTATGAAGCAAACCAAACTACAAATCTTGTACAAGTAGGAATACGTAGTATGGATGCCATTGAAAAAACAGTGATGAATGAAGATAATGTTTTCTTTGCTCACGAGATGGCAACAGACGATTACTGGATGGATAATGCGATTGAGGCAATGACAGAAAATGTATATGTAACATTTGATCTAGATGCCTTTGATCCATCTGTACTTTCTGCTACTGGAACTCCAGAACCTGGAGGATTATTCTGGTATGAAACGTTAGACTTCTTACGTCGCGTGTTTGCAGAGAAGAATGTTGTAGGTTTTGATATTGTAGAGCTTTGCCCTAATGGAAATAGCAAGCCTTCTGAGTTTGCAGCGGCAAAATTATACTACAAAATGCTTAGCTATAAGTTTGAGCAAGAAGATGCTGGAGAAGAGTACGAAGTAAGCGGATTACAAGAAAAAAGCAAAAAAATTAATCAAGAAGAAGACGATTATAATGACTAA
- a CDS encoding deoxyhypusine synthase family protein gives MTNKGAISQFIEKYYLHFNSAALVDAAKGYEAQLEKGSKMLVSLAGAMSTAEIGKIFAEMIRQKKVHIISCTGANLEEDIMNLVAHSHYKRVPNYRDLTPQDEWDLLEKGLNRVTDTCIPEEEAFRRIQEHIVKIWQDAEAAGERYLPHEYMYKLLLSGVLEQYYEIDIKDSWMYAAAEANLPIICPGWEDSTMGNIFASYVMKGELKATTMKSGIEYMTFLADWYTANSEKGIGFFQIGGGIAGDFPICVVPMLYQDMERTETPFWSYFCQISDSTTSYGSYSGAVPNEKITWGKLDMDTPKFIIESDATIVAPLIFAYLLDM, from the coding sequence ATGACTAATAAAGGAGCAATATCACAATTTATTGAGAAGTACTATCTACACTTTAACTCAGCTGCGCTAGTAGATGCTGCCAAAGGGTATGAAGCACAACTAGAAAAAGGATCAAAAATGCTTGTTTCTCTTGCCGGAGCAATGAGTACTGCAGAGATAGGAAAAATCTTTGCAGAGATGATACGCCAGAAAAAAGTGCATATCATTTCTTGTACAGGTGCAAACCTTGAAGAAGATATCATGAATCTTGTGGCTCACAGTCACTACAAGCGTGTACCTAACTATAGAGATCTTACTCCTCAAGATGAGTGGGATTTACTAGAAAAAGGACTCAACCGTGTTACAGACACATGTATTCCAGAAGAAGAAGCTTTTCGTCGTATTCAAGAGCATATCGTAAAGATATGGCAAGATGCAGAGGCTGCTGGTGAGCGTTATTTACCGCATGAGTACATGTATAAGCTGTTACTTTCTGGAGTATTAGAGCAGTACTACGAGATAGACATCAAGGATAGCTGGATGTATGCAGCTGCAGAGGCAAACTTACCTATTATCTGCCCAGGTTGGGAAGATAGTACTATGGGTAACATCTTTGCGAGCTACGTGATGAAAGGCGAACTTAAAGCTACGACTATGAAGTCTGGAATTGAGTACATGACATTCCTTGCAGACTGGTATACAGCAAACTCAGAAAAAGGAATCGGTTTCTTCCAGATAGGTGGAGGTATTGCTGGTGATTTCCCTATTTGTGTCGTGCCTATGCTTTATCAAGATATGGAGCGCACGGAAACTCCTTTCTGGAGCTATTTCTGCCAGATAAGTGACTCAACTACTAGTTATGGATCTTATTCTGGAGCGGTACCTAATGAAAAAATCACTTGGGGAAAACTAGATATGGATACTCCTAAATTTATCATTGAGAGTGATGCGACTATTGTAGCGCCATTAATCTTTGCTTACCTCTTAGATATGTAA
- a CDS encoding pyridoxal-phosphate dependent enzyme has product MNLKDGVKSSDNKVSSEAMALSLFVKDTTKSLTDRLESYEDIINLEVGDTGLTRAKSLEREFDIRQLYIKYEGDNPTGTQKDRIAFAQVYDALRRDFHTMSLATCGNYGVAVALAAKLGGIACNIYIPESYHTDRIIEMERLGATIFRLQGSYEEVVTASSKLAQEHEWYDANPGGANTPLQISAYSQIAVEIVDELGDAPQYCAAPVSNGTLFAGIYRGFVSLYKRGKTSRIPKMIAASSTGKNPIIQSHKEGLDHCRDLDPDKIKETKYNEPLINWHSFDGEEALYAIQQSDGKAFNISDKKMREMSTLLLKKEGLRILPASTAGLIALLELDEKENLAPDRFVAVLTAKN; this is encoded by the coding sequence ATGAATCTTAAAGACGGTGTAAAATCATCAGACAATAAAGTATCCTCAGAAGCGATGGCACTTAGTCTGTTTGTAAAAGACACCACAAAATCACTTACAGACCGTTTAGAATCTTACGAAGACATTATCAACTTAGAAGTAGGCGATACGGGTCTTACAAGAGCAAAATCTCTTGAACGTGAGTTTGATATTAGACAATTATACATCAAATACGAGGGTGATAACCCTACGGGAACACAAAAAGATAGAATTGCCTTTGCACAAGTTTATGATGCGCTGCGCAGAGATTTTCACACCATGTCACTCGCCACCTGCGGTAACTACGGTGTCGCAGTTGCACTTGCTGCAAAGTTAGGCGGAATTGCTTGTAACATTTACATCCCAGAGTCCTATCACACAGATCGTATCATAGAGATGGAACGTCTAGGAGCTACGATTTTTAGGCTACAAGGTAGTTATGAGGAGGTAGTTACTGCCAGCAGCAAACTAGCACAAGAACATGAATGGTATGACGCAAATCCTGGAGGTGCAAACACACCGTTACAGATATCTGCATACTCACAAATTGCTGTAGAGATTGTAGATGAGCTGGGTGATGCGCCACAGTATTGTGCTGCTCCAGTATCTAATGGAACTTTATTTGCTGGGATTTATAGAGGCTTTGTGAGTTTATACAAACGAGGTAAAACCTCTCGCATTCCTAAAATGATTGCAGCTTCTTCTACAGGTAAAAATCCTATTATTCAATCTCATAAAGAAGGACTAGACCACTGTCGTGATCTTGATCCAGATAAGATTAAAGAAACTAAGTACAATGAGCCACTTATAAACTGGCACAGCTTTGATGGAGAGGAAGCTCTGTATGCTATCCAGCAATCTGATGGAAAAGCATTTAACATTAGTGATAAAAAAATGCGAGAGATGAGTACGCTCCTACTTAAAAAAGAGGGACTACGCATTCTTCCTGCATCAACTGCTGGGCTTATCGCTCTCTTAGAACTTGATGAGAAGGAGAACCTCGCTCCAGATCGTTTTGTAGCAGTACTTACCGCAAAAAATTAA
- a CDS encoding DUF1611 domain-containing protein, whose product MKKSIDGNALVYCQGAFNTPNGKTAHGLVRFTERYNVVGIIDSTYTGKDAGEVLDGKPNGILIFENIETAISSLQGEKEFPKSLVIGLAPDGGRLPKEARATIATAIKQGWNIDSGLHDFLTNDEHLVALSKEHNIQIRDVRKTPDRDTLHFFSGEIEKVNCLKIAVLGTDSAIGKRTTSWLIVHGLRNGGKKAEMIGTGQTAWMQGAKYSMVMDSCINDFVSGEIEHAVVSAYNNEQPDVIVIEGQGSLMNPAYPGGFEILAAGRPDYVILQHAPTRLEYDGFPGYKLHTLQEQINAIEVISGKKVIAVTVNHENMTPEQIEPACKAITDETGLPAFDVLAHGVEGLIKVLEQHIK is encoded by the coding sequence ATGAAAAAATCAATAGATGGAAATGCTCTTGTATACTGTCAAGGCGCTTTTAACACTCCAAACGGAAAAACTGCTCACGGCTTAGTGCGCTTTACAGAACGTTATAATGTCGTGGGAATTATAGATAGTACGTATACTGGCAAAGATGCTGGCGAAGTGCTGGACGGGAAACCTAATGGAATACTAATTTTTGAAAACATCGAGACTGCTATTTCATCATTACAAGGCGAAAAAGAGTTTCCTAAATCACTTGTGATCGGTCTTGCGCCTGATGGTGGGCGTCTTCCTAAGGAAGCAAGAGCAACTATTGCAACAGCGATTAAACAAGGCTGGAATATCGATAGTGGTCTGCATGATTTCCTTACTAATGATGAGCATCTTGTAGCGCTAAGTAAGGAGCACAACATTCAAATACGTGACGTGCGTAAAACTCCAGATCGCGACACCCTTCATTTTTTCTCCGGCGAAATAGAAAAAGTAAACTGCCTTAAGATTGCTGTTTTAGGTACAGATAGCGCTATTGGTAAACGAACAACCTCATGGTTAATCGTACACGGACTACGCAACGGCGGAAAAAAAGCGGAGATGATTGGTACCGGTCAAACTGCGTGGATGCAAGGAGCAAAATACAGCATGGTAATGGATAGCTGCATTAACGACTTTGTGTCTGGAGAGATAGAGCACGCAGTAGTGAGTGCATACAATAATGAGCAACCTGATGTAATCGTGATAGAAGGCCAAGGAAGTCTTATGAACCCAGCATACCCTGGAGGATTTGAAATACTTGCAGCTGGAAGACCAGATTATGTAATCTTACAACACGCTCCTACACGTCTGGAATATGATGGATTCCCTGGCTATAAATTGCACACATTACAAGAGCAGATTAATGCCATCGAGGTAATCTCTGGCAAGAAGGTCATTGCGGTGACAGTAAACCACGAGAATATGACACCAGAACAAATTGAACCAGCTTGTAAAGCGATTACAGACGAGACAGGCCTTCCCGCTTTTGATGTACTTGCTCATGGCGTAGAAGGGTTGATAAAGGTTCTTGAACAACACATTAAGTAA
- a CDS encoding mandelate racemase/muconate lactonizing enzyme family protein, whose protein sequence is MKITNVSYERLELTLTAPYTIAYETVSQATNFILKIETDSNNIGLGCAAPDLEVTKETGDDVARALDLVIIPYLKGKNALNYARILDELKPLLSVISSALAMVDMALLDIASKKMNVPLYQFLGGYRDSIATSITIGILSVEETLKQAQEYVDQGFTIIKLKGGLSLEEDVEKIHRLRENHPHLTLRFDGNQGYTVAQAVTFVEQTRASRIEILEQPTLVADEEKLGEVTRKVHIPVMADESLKSLKDAFRLAQNSRMNMVNIKIQKVGGIMEAMHINSVARAAGLEAMIGCIDECRLGISSGLHFALSRPNTVYADLDGHLDFENDPFKGLFSLEKGILRPNGKAGLGLSDF, encoded by the coding sequence ATGAAAATCACAAACGTTAGTTACGAGCGGCTAGAACTTACACTCACTGCACCTTATACGATTGCTTATGAGACTGTATCGCAGGCAACTAATTTTATTCTCAAAATAGAGACAGACAGCAACAACATAGGTTTAGGTTGCGCTGCTCCAGATCTTGAGGTAACTAAGGAAACTGGTGATGATGTGGCTAGAGCGCTAGACCTTGTGATCATTCCATATCTTAAAGGTAAAAATGCACTCAACTATGCGCGCATTCTTGATGAGTTAAAACCACTGCTCAGCGTTATCTCCTCTGCGCTGGCGATGGTGGACATGGCGTTGCTAGACATTGCTTCAAAAAAGATGAATGTGCCGCTTTATCAATTTTTAGGCGGTTATCGTGATAGTATTGCAACGAGTATTACAATAGGTATTTTAAGTGTAGAAGAGACTTTGAAGCAAGCTCAAGAATATGTAGACCAAGGATTTACAATTATTAAGCTCAAAGGAGGATTATCGCTGGAGGAGGATGTAGAAAAAATACACCGCTTGCGCGAAAATCATCCACACCTCACCCTACGTTTTGATGGAAACCAAGGCTACACCGTAGCGCAAGCTGTGACATTTGTTGAACAAACAAGAGCGTCTCGCATAGAGATACTCGAACAACCTACCCTAGTCGCAGACGAAGAAAAACTAGGAGAAGTAACGAGAAAAGTTCACATCCCAGTTATGGCAGATGAAAGTTTAAAATCACTGAAAGATGCCTTTAGACTTGCTCAAAACAGCCGTATGAATATGGTAAATATCAAGATTCAAAAGGTAGGTGGCATTATGGAAGCAATGCATATCAACTCTGTAGCGAGAGCTGCTGGACTAGAAGCAATGATAGGCTGTATTGATGAGTGTAGACTTGGCATTTCCTCAGGATTGCACTTTGCATTATCTCGTCCTAATACAGTGTATGCAGATCTTGATGGACATCTAGATTTTGAGAATGATCCTTTTAAAGGATTGTTTAGCCTAGAGAAAGGAATCTTAAGACCTAATGGAAAAGCTGGCTTGGGATTGAGTGATTTTTAG
- a CDS encoding DUF4345 domain-containing protein: MSRLPKNLQLALSACIVIAMSFIYGAHPSVILPYIFGFEVRDLELKNIFRAIMGIYIAFGGYWIYGIINKNHWRSATIVNILFMGGLAGGRLVSTILDGWSPQYGAGMIAEAVMMWWGLWNLRFYDIEE, from the coding sequence ATGTCTAGGCTCCCTAAAAATTTACAACTAGCGCTATCTGCATGTATTGTGATAGCCATGTCATTTATTTATGGAGCGCATCCCAGTGTTATACTGCCTTATATATTTGGTTTTGAAGTTCGAGACTTAGAGCTCAAGAATATCTTTAGAGCGATTATGGGAATCTACATCGCCTTTGGTGGTTACTGGATTTATGGTATTATTAATAAAAACCACTGGAGATCTGCAACCATAGTAAACATACTATTTATGGGTGGTCTCGCAGGAGGAAGGCTAGTCAGCACCATTCTAGATGGCTGGTCACCACAATACGGCGCAGGAATGATAGCCGAAGCTGTCATGATGTGGTGGGGTTTATGGAATCTTAGATTTTATGATATTGAAGAATGA
- the cmk gene encoding (d)CMP kinase yields MKITIAIDGYSSTGKSTVAKQLADWLEYIYVDTGAMYRALTLYAMENSLISDGFFDKETLVKRLDDIEISFTRDTASGKAEVCLNGKNVEKYIRTLEVSSFVSPIATISEVRAKLVEQQQRMGEEKGIVMDGRDIGTVVFPKAELKIFMTASAEERAKRRYNELVERGDKVSYEAVLSNVVERDHIDTTREDSPLVKAADAIEIDNTETNIEDQFHTILQLAKDRIAKRLVNR; encoded by the coding sequence TTGAAAATTACCATTGCCATAGACGGATATTCATCCACAGGAAAAAGTACAGTAGCCAAACAACTTGCAGACTGGCTAGAATACATTTACGTAGATACTGGAGCAATGTATCGCGCACTAACCTTATATGCAATGGAAAATAGCCTTATTTCCGACGGTTTTTTTGACAAAGAAACTCTAGTAAAAAGGCTTGATGATATCGAGATTTCATTTACAAGAGATACCGCTTCTGGAAAAGCAGAGGTTTGTCTTAACGGGAAGAATGTTGAGAAGTACATAAGAACCCTAGAAGTTTCTTCCTTTGTGAGTCCTATAGCTACCATCTCAGAAGTGCGCGCTAAACTTGTAGAGCAGCAGCAACGCATGGGAGAAGAAAAAGGAATCGTGATGGACGGTCGTGATATAGGTACCGTAGTATTTCCTAAAGCTGAGCTTAAAATATTTATGACTGCTAGTGCAGAGGAGCGTGCAAAGCGTCGTTACAATGAGCTTGTAGAAAGAGGTGATAAAGTGAGTTACGAAGCAGTACTTTCTAACGTAGTAGAGCGAGATCACATAGATACTACTCGTGAAGATTCTCCACTCGTAAAAGCAGCCGATGCTATTGAGATAGACAATACAGAAACTAATATTGAAGATCAGTTTCATACTATCTTACAACTGGCAAAAGATCGTATTGCAAAACGTCTCGTTAATCGATAA
- the porQ gene encoding type IX secretion system protein PorQ: MKKRLFLLLFACSLTAYSQLGGRATYQFLNLMSSPRQAALGGKIITNYDYDPDSALYNPANINYRMDNQLSVNYVNYLADINYGTASYAYLWDRRTQVLHAGITYVNYGTFDGRDENGNSTGDFGGSEASLSLGYALNIPYTDFHVGANVKLITSTLAEYSSAGGAIDLGLTYNYEDWDLNAALVVRNIGTQFTPYVDTFEKLPLEVDAGISQILPNVPIRWHVTLENLQLWNIAFENEARGTTDLDGNTTTEKIGILDNVIRHAIVGVELFPKGGFNVRLGYNFRRSEELRIINQRSFAGISAGFGIKINKMRFNYAYARYNSAAASSFFGLGIDLQ, from the coding sequence ATGAAAAAGAGACTCTTTTTATTGTTGTTTGCGTGTTCACTAACGGCTTATAGCCAGTTAGGAGGACGTGCTACCTATCAGTTTCTCAATTTGATGTCATCTCCCAGGCAAGCTGCTTTAGGAGGGAAAATCATTACAAACTACGACTACGACCCAGACTCTGCGCTCTATAATCCAGCCAACATTAATTATAGGATGGATAATCAGCTTTCTGTAAACTATGTAAATTATCTGGCAGACATCAATTATGGGACGGCATCTTATGCCTATTTATGGGATAGACGCACGCAGGTCTTGCATGCGGGAATCACTTACGTAAATTATGGAACCTTTGATGGTAGGGATGAGAATGGGAACTCTACTGGAGATTTTGGTGGTAGTGAGGCGTCGCTTTCATTGGGTTACGCGCTTAATATTCCGTACACAGATTTTCACGTAGGGGCAAACGTAAAATTAATCACCTCCACATTAGCCGAGTATTCTTCGGCGGGAGGAGCGATAGATCTTGGACTTACCTATAATTACGAAGATTGGGATCTCAATGCAGCATTAGTGGTACGTAATATAGGAACCCAGTTTACACCCTATGTAGATACTTTTGAGAAGCTTCCGCTAGAGGTAGACGCTGGTATTTCTCAGATTTTACCTAACGTGCCTATACGCTGGCATGTCACGCTAGAAAACCTTCAATTATGGAACATCGCCTTCGAAAATGAAGCTAGAGGTACCACAGATCTTGACGGCAATACCACCACAGAAAAAATAGGAATTCTCGATAATGTAATTCGTCACGCGATTGTAGGCGTAGAGTTGTTTCCTAAAGGTGGTTTTAACGTGCGACTGGGCTACAACTTCCGCAGGAGTGAAGAGCTGCGTATTATCAATCAGCGTAGTTTTGCTGGTATCAGTGCAGGCTTTGGAATCAAGATTAACAAGATGCGTTTCAATTATGCATATGCTCGTTACAACAGCGCTGCGGCAAGTAGTTTTTTTGGTCTAGGCATCGACTTACAATAA